The following proteins are encoded in a genomic region of Sorangiineae bacterium MSr12523:
- a CDS encoding AraC family transcriptional regulator, with translation MDSGAATFSLSRFVEDVRALVPAAGSARPVDRLPDGRTTLVFRALGDGRNGDVSVAGPRTRALFKNATGLVRALVIQFKPGWSAPLLGVPANELTDRIVPLEDVWGRSGEDLCLELLEARSLPDVFARVSRAIALRTRDGFEPASARLARRAVRLLEGDEVRVEAVAERLGVTSRHLRRAFVESVGIGPKDFARTVRLQRAVRMAATSKDWARIAADAGYYDQAHLIADFRDLVGLTPGAFLKRARAIPPERGILRWCL, from the coding sequence ATGGACTCCGGCGCCGCGACGTTCTCGCTTTCCCGCTTCGTGGAGGATGTTCGCGCCCTCGTGCCCGCCGCCGGAAGTGCACGTCCCGTGGACCGGCTGCCCGACGGCAGAACCACCCTTGTTTTTCGCGCGCTCGGGGACGGGCGGAACGGGGATGTGTCCGTCGCAGGTCCGCGAACGCGGGCGCTGTTCAAGAATGCGACCGGCCTCGTGCGGGCGTTGGTGATTCAGTTCAAACCAGGCTGGTCGGCGCCGCTACTGGGCGTGCCCGCGAACGAGCTGACGGACCGCATCGTCCCGCTGGAAGACGTCTGGGGCCGTTCGGGCGAAGACCTTTGTCTCGAGCTTCTCGAGGCGCGAAGCCTGCCGGACGTGTTTGCCCGAGTCTCGCGGGCCATCGCGCTTCGGACCCGTGATGGCTTCGAGCCGGCATCGGCACGGCTCGCTCGTCGCGCAGTTCGCTTGCTCGAAGGAGACGAGGTTCGGGTCGAGGCCGTGGCGGAGCGTCTTGGCGTCACCTCGCGGCATCTTCGTCGCGCCTTCGTGGAGAGCGTCGGCATCGGGCCAAAAGATTTCGCGCGGACCGTCCGCCTGCAGCGCGCCGTGCGGATGGCCGCCACCTCGAAGGACTGGGCACGCATCGCCGCAGACGCGGGCTACTACGACCAGGCCCACCTCATTGCCGACTTTCGCGACCTCGTCGGCCTCACCCCGGGCGCCTTCCTCAAGCGTGCACGTGCAATCCCACCAGAACGTGGCATTTTGCGGTGGTGCCTCTGA
- a CDS encoding OsmC family protein, translated as MDKSHDFTARILWTGDRGEGTRRYRGYDRTWRIVTPGKPPVECSNDPALGGDPAKPNPEDLLLSSLASCHMLWYLHLASNAGIAVRAYEDTPLGIGEVGARGEGRFVRAVLRPKITVERGADLAKANALHEEVHEYCFIARSVNFPIGYEASYLEV; from the coding sequence ATGGACAAGTCACACGATTTCACGGCACGGATCCTTTGGACGGGCGATCGCGGGGAGGGGACGCGGCGGTACCGAGGCTACGATCGCACCTGGCGCATCGTGACGCCGGGAAAGCCGCCGGTGGAGTGCTCGAACGACCCCGCGTTGGGCGGTGATCCGGCCAAGCCCAATCCCGAGGACCTGCTGCTGTCGAGTCTGGCGAGCTGCCACATGCTCTGGTACCTACACTTGGCGAGCAATGCCGGGATCGCGGTGAGAGCCTACGAGGATACACCGCTCGGCATTGGCGAAGTCGGGGCACGCGGCGAGGGCCGTTTCGTTCGTGCCGTGCTGAGGCCGAAGATCACGGTGGAGCGCGGTGCCGATCTCGCGAAAGCCAATGCCCTCCACGAAGAAGTGCACGAGTATTGTTTCATTGCCCGCTCCGTGAACTTCCCAATCGGCTACGAAGCGAGCTATCTCGAAGTGTAA
- a CDS encoding cupin domain-containing protein, with translation MSAMPQVNVPFVRMDADEEDSQYFEYTSSANPLGAGIISRVPYHEFPASLYADGPTRVVTLDLSRELGTDYPATGPSLCARFVRVLAGESLRLDGTVTSRVFYVIGGRGEAHQGGVRMPLGAGDFVAMPGNGDVTVFANETVSLYYVDDAPLLSYLGVAPIGPRFAPTRYPAHRALAELRKVAAEPLASKRNRISVLLGNARFPQTRTVSHVMWAMFGALPAQSEQKPHRHQSIALDFVVDCEPGCYTLVGRELDAQQRIVRPTRVDWKPGMAFVTPPGAWHAHYNESMKPASMIPIQDAGLHTYLRSLDIRFSG, from the coding sequence ATGTCTGCCATGCCGCAAGTGAACGTGCCCTTCGTCCGCATGGACGCGGACGAAGAAGATTCGCAGTACTTCGAGTACACCTCCTCGGCCAACCCGCTGGGGGCCGGTATCATTTCCCGCGTCCCTTACCACGAGTTTCCCGCTTCGCTGTACGCCGACGGGCCGACCCGCGTCGTGACGCTGGATCTCTCCCGTGAACTCGGCACCGACTATCCGGCAACGGGGCCGAGCCTATGCGCGCGCTTCGTTCGCGTTCTCGCCGGTGAGAGCCTCCGCCTCGACGGGACGGTCACGTCACGGGTATTCTACGTGATCGGCGGCCGCGGCGAAGCGCACCAAGGCGGTGTGCGCATGCCGCTCGGCGCGGGGGACTTCGTCGCCATGCCGGGCAACGGCGACGTGACGGTGTTCGCGAACGAGACGGTCTCTCTCTATTACGTGGACGACGCGCCGCTGCTTTCCTATCTCGGTGTCGCCCCCATCGGTCCGCGCTTTGCTCCGACGCGGTATCCAGCGCATCGCGCTCTTGCGGAGCTCCGGAAGGTCGCGGCCGAGCCACTCGCGTCGAAGCGCAATCGCATCAGCGTGCTTCTCGGCAATGCTCGCTTTCCGCAGACGCGCACGGTCAGCCACGTCATGTGGGCCATGTTCGGCGCTCTGCCGGCGCAGTCCGAACAGAAGCCGCACCGTCATCAATCGATCGCCCTCGACTTCGTCGTCGATTGCGAGCCTGGCTGCTACACGCTGGTGGGGAGGGAGCTCGATGCGCAGCAGCGCATCGTCCGGCCGACGCGTGTGGATTGGAAGCCCGGCATGGCCTTCGTCACGCCGCCCGGAGCCTGGCATGCCCACTACAACGAATCGATGAAACCGGCTTCGATGATTCCGATTCAGGACGCCGGGCTCCACACCTATCTGCGTTCGCTCGACATTCGCTTCAGCGGCTGA
- a CDS encoding 2-dehydropantoate 2-reductase: protein MTSRIVVIGPGAIGLCVGAALMAGGHEVTFLSRQPFASLSVARKGDPVQVVPARVVTTPDRPGECDWVFLCVKAHQVPSTAEALRAAVGPRTRLAILQNGVEHLENVAPFVPANTDCVPVMIDLPATRHQIGVAEWTRHARASVPKGPSGEAFCALLEGSFIAASVSDDWRSQAWRKLCINAPAGAILALTGQPMGVFHRPGVAEIARAILAECIAVGRAEGAQLEDAILASQMQDFMTADPNAGNSMYEDWRAGRETEWNARNGVIVRKGLAHGVPTPVSAILVPLLAAQNTRSTV from the coding sequence ATGACGAGTAGAATCGTGGTGATCGGTCCGGGAGCCATCGGTCTGTGCGTTGGCGCGGCGCTGATGGCAGGTGGTCACGAGGTGACCTTTCTCTCGCGCCAGCCGTTTGCGAGCCTCTCCGTCGCGCGCAAGGGCGATCCGGTGCAGGTCGTGCCGGCGCGCGTGGTGACGACACCCGATCGACCGGGAGAGTGCGACTGGGTGTTCTTGTGCGTCAAGGCGCATCAGGTACCGTCGACGGCCGAGGCCCTGCGCGCCGCCGTGGGGCCGCGCACGCGATTGGCCATTCTGCAAAATGGTGTCGAGCACCTCGAGAATGTCGCTCCCTTCGTGCCCGCGAACACGGATTGCGTGCCCGTCATGATTGACCTGCCCGCCACCCGCCACCAGATCGGAGTGGCCGAGTGGACGCGCCATGCGCGCGCCAGCGTCCCCAAAGGTCCGTCGGGTGAGGCTTTTTGCGCGCTGCTGGAGGGATCGTTCATCGCGGCAAGCGTCAGCGACGACTGGCGCAGTCAGGCTTGGCGCAAGCTGTGTATCAATGCACCGGCCGGCGCCATTCTGGCCCTGACCGGCCAGCCCATGGGCGTATTTCACCGGCCCGGCGTGGCCGAGATCGCTCGAGCCATCTTGGCCGAATGCATCGCCGTCGGCCGCGCCGAAGGCGCACAGCTCGAGGACGCGATCCTCGCAAGCCAAATGCAGGATTTCATGACGGCGGATCCGAACGCCGGAAATTCGATGTACGAGGATTGGCGCGCGGGCCGCGAAACCGAATGGAATGCCCGGAACGGCGTCATCGTGCGCAAAGGACTCGCACACGGCGTGCCGACACCGGTGAGCGCCATCCTGGTGCCGCTCTTGGCGGCTCAGAACACACGATCGACTGTGTAG
- a CDS encoding chlorophyllase encodes MNEPIPAADTSSAPVLSVSPIVLPARGRPVDLQMRVSAPVTGSELPILLISHGHGPSNHLSSLNGYAPLANYFAARGFVVIQPTHLDSKTLPFRGSDHRDAPLFWQSRAEDMKRILDGLDAVEGAVVGLAGRLDRSKVAVMGHSMGGHTASVLLGARHVDRRDGTEANFAEPRINAGVLLAAPGRGDTVSPFVAEHYPFFSTIDFSTMTAPALVVAGDKDDSPHLTVAGADWHADPYFLSPSPKSLVTLFDAGHGLGGVSGYDAAETTDENPERVAAVQLLTWAYLRTALYPGDSAWPKAQSALTGGSTPLGRVESK; translated from the coding sequence ATGAACGAACCGATCCCCGCAGCCGACACCTCCAGCGCCCCGGTCCTTTCCGTCAGCCCGATCGTGCTCCCGGCCCGTGGCCGCCCCGTCGATCTCCAGATGCGGGTCTCCGCGCCCGTGACCGGAAGCGAGCTGCCCATCCTGCTGATCTCGCACGGCCATGGGCCCTCCAACCATCTCTCCTCCTTGAATGGCTACGCCCCACTCGCCAACTATTTCGCGGCGCGCGGCTTCGTCGTGATTCAGCCCACCCATCTCGATTCGAAGACGCTCCCGTTCCGGGGCTCGGATCACCGCGATGCACCTCTGTTCTGGCAATCGCGGGCAGAAGACATGAAGCGCATTCTCGATGGACTCGACGCGGTCGAGGGCGCTGTCGTCGGGCTCGCGGGGCGCTTGGACCGAAGCAAGGTGGCCGTCATGGGACACTCGATGGGCGGGCACACCGCGAGTGTGCTGCTTGGCGCACGGCACGTGGATCGCCGCGACGGAACGGAGGCTAACTTCGCCGAGCCCCGGATCAACGCGGGCGTGCTGCTCGCCGCCCCAGGCCGAGGCGACACCGTCAGCCCGTTCGTGGCCGAGCACTATCCCTTCTTCTCGACCATCGACTTTTCCACGATGACGGCGCCCGCGCTCGTGGTCGCCGGGGACAAGGACGACTCTCCTCACCTGACGGTCGCGGGCGCGGACTGGCACGCCGATCCCTACTTCCTCTCCCCTAGCCCCAAGTCGCTGGTCACCCTGTTCGATGCAGGGCACGGTCTGGGCGGGGTGTCGGGTTATGACGCCGCGGAGACGACGGACGAGAACCCCGAGCGCGTGGCCGCCGTCCAACTTCTCACCTGGGCTTATCTTCGGACCGCGCTCTACCCCGGAGACTCCGCCTGGCCGAAAGCCCAAAGCGCACTGACGGGTGGATCGACCCCGCTTGGACGCGTCGAATCCAAGTAA
- a CDS encoding LysR substrate-binding domain-containing protein gives MDHFGAARAFVRAAELHSFSKAAKDLGVKVSTVSRQIADLERDMRIALFNRSTRGLVLTEGGKTFLAHARLALSAMDEARAVTMALNQTPKGLLRVTLPPAFGRRHVLPHLPAFLQRYPEIDVDAVVTDERLNLIEGGIDLAVRIGEQKDSGLMGRRLAPHRVRAYAHRDYLEREGTPAHPDELDKHVCLIRTGLEHSAWRFRGGRRTITLEPNARVRMNDLQGLFELTLAAGGIALLPDWLADAAAEAQGLRRILTAWVAVEGGDDTAIWAVYPPKKTVSSKVRAFVDFYAERISRVVS, from the coding sequence ATGGACCATTTCGGCGCAGCCCGCGCGTTCGTCCGCGCCGCGGAGTTACACAGCTTCAGCAAAGCCGCGAAAGATCTCGGAGTGAAGGTGTCGACGGTATCGCGTCAGATCGCGGATCTGGAACGGGACATGCGCATCGCGCTCTTCAATCGCTCCACCCGTGGGCTGGTGCTCACCGAAGGCGGCAAGACATTTCTCGCCCATGCCCGGCTGGCGCTTTCCGCGATGGACGAAGCGCGAGCCGTCACGATGGCGCTCAACCAGACGCCGAAGGGCTTGCTGCGGGTGACTTTGCCGCCTGCCTTCGGTCGGCGTCACGTCCTGCCGCATCTGCCCGCCTTCCTGCAGCGCTATCCCGAGATCGACGTCGACGCCGTGGTCACCGACGAACGACTCAACTTGATCGAGGGGGGCATCGACCTCGCCGTTCGCATCGGCGAGCAGAAAGACTCGGGGCTCATGGGCCGGCGTCTGGCCCCTCATCGCGTCCGCGCGTACGCTCACCGCGATTATCTGGAGCGCGAGGGCACCCCCGCGCATCCGGACGAGCTGGACAAGCACGTCTGCTTGATTCGAACGGGCCTGGAGCATAGCGCATGGCGCTTCCGCGGAGGACGGCGCACGATCACGCTGGAGCCCAACGCGCGCGTTCGCATGAACGACCTGCAGGGTCTCTTCGAATTGACCTTGGCCGCCGGCGGCATCGCATTGCTGCCAGATTGGTTGGCCGATGCCGCCGCCGAAGCGCAGGGCCTTCGCCGCATTCTGACGGCGTGGGTCGCCGTGGAAGGCGGTGATGACACGGCCATCTGGGCGGTCTATCCGCCGAAGAAGACCGTATCCTCCAAGGTCCGCGCATTCGTCGACTTCTACGCCGAGCGAATTTCTCGCGTCGTGTCCTGA
- a CDS encoding GntR family transcriptional regulator, giving the protein MTPEAIASELRAELMAGTLSPGAELSQVMLADRFGVSRIPIRDALRILAGEGLIEMAHRGAKVIALRPAEVREIYDLRVLLECDVLRRAARNMTSTALEEIERVRRKSDLDAGTPDWAAGDWAFHRAIYVLGDRPRQLAMIESLRRTCQMFVSAYSTMPAKKPRWLDDHRRLVEHLRRKAVDEAVLTLQEHLEGAARHLLERMTAQRT; this is encoded by the coding sequence ATGACGCCGGAAGCAATAGCCTCTGAACTGCGAGCCGAATTGATGGCCGGCACCTTGAGCCCCGGCGCGGAGCTCTCGCAGGTCATGCTCGCGGATCGCTTCGGGGTCAGCCGCATTCCCATTCGCGATGCCCTGCGCATTTTGGCGGGCGAAGGGCTGATCGAAATGGCCCATCGTGGGGCCAAGGTGATCGCCCTCCGTCCCGCCGAGGTGCGGGAGATCTATGACCTACGCGTGCTGCTCGAATGCGATGTTCTGCGCCGGGCGGCACGGAACATGACGTCGACGGCGCTGGAGGAGATCGAGCGGGTCCGCCGCAAGTCGGACTTGGACGCAGGAACGCCCGACTGGGCTGCCGGCGATTGGGCATTCCACCGTGCCATTTACGTCCTCGGCGACCGCCCCCGGCAATTGGCCATGATCGAGTCTCTGCGGCGAACGTGCCAGATGTTCGTCAGCGCGTATTCCACCATGCCCGCGAAGAAGCCGCGATGGCTCGACGACCACCGCCGCCTCGTGGAGCATCTTCGACGAAAGGCGGTGGACGAAGCGGTCCTCACCCTCCAGGAGCACCTGGAGGGCGCAGCACGGCATCTCCTGGAACGGATGACGGCTCAGCGCACCTGA
- a CDS encoding alpha/beta hydrolase, whose protein sequence is MHSNRPIRLIARTLLLSATLFATACSQPKSPEPGVQTEPPENPLAVGQHTTMIGGYPIAYHVHGSGPVVFAHPGGPGGGWSYLRMPEVEKFATVVYIEPIGTGASGRLPDPANYSRSLDVANVDGLRAHLGMQKITLLGHSYGGFVALTYALTYPDHVGALVLYDTSAMTGPDFGKDVAANMEWFKNEPWFADASKAFDDIDTARTDQELTAFVKRAVPFYIGHWTERHEALEGKLPPLEFFVERSHRQKANVPQVRVVKGGQPYDVRPRLGEIKVPTLIIVGEKDFICSAKMADILHQGISSSRLTVLAGIGHLGHVETPQEYARPVREFLAQLGK, encoded by the coding sequence ATGCACTCCAATCGGCCAATCCGCCTTATCGCTCGGACGCTTCTTCTCTCGGCAACGCTTTTTGCAACCGCGTGCTCGCAGCCCAAGTCGCCCGAGCCCGGTGTCCAGACGGAGCCGCCGGAGAATCCACTCGCGGTCGGACAGCACACGACCATGATCGGTGGGTACCCCATCGCGTACCATGTGCATGGATCGGGTCCGGTCGTGTTCGCTCACCCCGGCGGTCCCGGCGGCGGGTGGAGCTACCTGCGCATGCCCGAGGTCGAAAAGTTCGCGACGGTCGTCTACATCGAGCCCATCGGTACCGGTGCGTCGGGGCGGCTTCCGGATCCGGCGAACTACAGTCGCTCACTGGACGTGGCGAATGTCGATGGATTGCGTGCGCATCTCGGAATGCAAAAAATCACGCTGCTCGGACACTCGTACGGTGGCTTCGTCGCATTGACCTATGCCCTCACGTATCCGGATCACGTGGGCGCGCTCGTCCTGTACGACACATCGGCCATGACGGGGCCCGATTTCGGGAAGGACGTGGCCGCGAACATGGAGTGGTTCAAAAACGAACCATGGTTCGCCGACGCCTCCAAGGCATTCGACGACATCGACACCGCTCGGACCGACCAAGAGCTCACCGCGTTCGTCAAGCGCGCTGTCCCTTTCTACATCGGCCACTGGACGGAGCGGCACGAAGCCCTCGAGGGAAAATTGCCTCCGCTCGAGTTCTTCGTCGAACGCTCCCATCGGCAAAAGGCGAACGTTCCGCAGGTGCGGGTGGTAAAGGGCGGCCAGCCTTACGATGTGCGCCCGCGCTTGGGTGAGATCAAGGTGCCCACCCTCATCATCGTGGGCGAGAAGGACTTCATCTGTTCCGCGAAGATGGCCGATATTCTTCACCAGGGCATATCGAGCTCGCGTTTGACGGTGCTGGCGGGCATTGGGCATCTCGGGCACGTCGAAACGCCGCAAGAGTATGCCCGACCGGTCCGCGAATTTCTCGCGCAGCTCGGCAAGTGA
- a CDS encoding dihydroxy-acid dehydratase family protein: protein MASDPRRFRSRDWFDDPERLDMVAIYLERFMNYGLTADELLGGKPIIGIAQTGGDLTPCNRVHLDTAKRVREGIRDAGGIPMEFPLHPIFENCRRPTAALDRNLAYLGLVEILHGYPIDAVVLTTGCDKTTPAQVMAASTADLPAIVLSGGPMLDGWHEGELVGSGTVIWRSRRKLAAGEIDPRQFLEAAAASAPSLGHCNTMGTASTMNAIAEALGLSLPGCSAIPAPYRERGQMAYATGRRIVEMAYEDLRPSKVLTRRAFLNAIATIAAIGGSTNAQPHLVAMARHAGVTITPEDWMTYGRDVPLIVNMQPAGKYLGERFHRAGGVPAVLCELLRAGRIDGNVSTVTGRTLAENIAGRESTDRDVITTYESPLQERAGFLVLRGNLFDFAIMKTSVISEDFRKRFLSGTDAFEGRAIVFDGSDDYHARINDPELGIDERCILVIRGAGPIGWPGSAEVVNMQPPDALLKRGIASLPTIGDGRQSGTSDSPSILNASPESAAGGGLAWLRTGDIVRIDLAAGRCDALVSDAEIARRKAEGTPPIPASATPWQELYRNTVSQMDSGAVMDLAVKYRGVCAKTPRHNH, encoded by the coding sequence ATGGCATCCGATCCCCGCCGCTTCCGCTCGCGCGACTGGTTCGACGATCCCGAACGCCTCGACATGGTGGCCATCTACCTCGAGCGCTTCATGAATTACGGGCTCACGGCGGACGAGCTCCTCGGCGGTAAACCGATCATCGGTATTGCGCAGACCGGTGGCGATCTCACGCCGTGCAACCGTGTGCACCTCGACACGGCCAAGCGCGTGCGCGAGGGCATTCGCGATGCGGGCGGTATTCCGATGGAGTTCCCTCTCCATCCCATCTTCGAGAATTGCCGGCGACCGACGGCGGCGCTGGATCGAAACCTCGCGTACCTCGGGCTCGTCGAAATCCTGCATGGCTACCCCATCGACGCGGTGGTGCTGACCACAGGCTGCGACAAAACGACCCCTGCACAGGTGATGGCCGCCTCCACCGCCGATCTGCCGGCCATCGTTCTGTCGGGCGGACCGATGCTCGATGGCTGGCACGAGGGCGAGCTCGTGGGATCGGGCACGGTGATCTGGCGTTCGCGTCGCAAGCTTGCCGCCGGCGAGATCGACCCGCGGCAATTTTTGGAGGCTGCCGCCGCATCCGCGCCATCTCTGGGGCACTGCAACACCATGGGCACCGCGTCGACGATGAATGCGATTGCCGAGGCGCTGGGCCTTTCGCTGCCCGGCTGCTCCGCCATTCCCGCGCCGTACCGCGAGCGCGGGCAAATGGCTTATGCAACGGGACGGCGCATCGTCGAAATGGCGTACGAAGATCTCAGGCCATCGAAGGTTCTCACGCGCCGCGCATTCCTGAATGCCATTGCGACGATTGCCGCCATCGGTGGTTCCACCAATGCGCAGCCTCACTTGGTGGCGATGGCGCGGCACGCGGGGGTGACCATCACGCCGGAAGACTGGATGACCTACGGCCGCGACGTCCCGCTCATCGTGAACATGCAGCCCGCGGGCAAATACCTAGGTGAGCGCTTTCATCGCGCGGGCGGCGTGCCCGCGGTCCTGTGTGAGCTTTTGCGCGCGGGACGCATCGACGGAAACGTGTCCACGGTCACCGGCCGGACGCTCGCGGAGAACATCGCAGGCCGCGAATCGACCGACCGCGACGTGATTACCACGTACGAAAGCCCGCTGCAGGAGCGCGCGGGTTTTCTGGTGCTGCGAGGCAATCTATTCGATTTTGCGATCATGAAGACGAGTGTCATCTCGGAGGACTTCCGGAAGCGCTTTCTCTCCGGCACCGATGCCTTCGAGGGGCGAGCCATCGTCTTCGACGGTTCCGACGACTACCATGCGCGCATCAACGATCCCGAGCTCGGTATCGACGAACGTTGCATCCTGGTCATCCGCGGCGCAGGTCCCATCGGCTGGCCGGGCTCCGCGGAGGTGGTGAACATGCAGCCGCCGGACGCGCTCCTCAAACGCGGCATTGCGAGCCTTCCGACCATTGGCGACGGACGGCAATCGGGAACATCGGATAGTCCGTCCATCTTGAACGCATCGCCCGAGAGCGCGGCCGGCGGCGGGCTCGCATGGTTGCGCACGGGCGACATCGTGCGCATCGATCTCGCGGCCGGGCGCTGCGATGCGCTCGTGTCCGACGCCGAAATCGCGCGCCGCAAGGCCGAGGGCACACCGCCCATTCCAGCAAGCGCGACGCCTTGGCAAGAGCTGTATCGCAACACCGTAAGCCAGATGGATAGCGGTGCCGTGATGGACCTGGCGGTGAAATATCGGGGTGTGTGTGCAAAGACACCGCGCCACAATCATTAG